The following proteins are co-located in the Acidobacteriota bacterium genome:
- a CDS encoding MerC domain-containing protein — translation MKDSLATVPSSTYLASGSRLTACAAALCGLHCALTPFLVVVAPALALTENVERAMWAGTVVLGVVLLALSPACKNAAVVLTFAGGAALWAASLAGWLEPLPETLTSVGGSLLLAGAMVQSARICQTGACSACADEERSDQEG, via the coding sequence ATGAAGGACTCTCTCGCAACCGTTCCGTCGAGCACGTATCTGGCCTCCGGATCGCGCCTGACGGCGTGCGCCGCGGCCCTGTGCGGCCTGCACTGCGCGCTCACACCGTTCCTCGTCGTGGTGGCGCCCGCGCTCGCGCTCACCGAAAACGTCGAGCGAGCCATGTGGGCCGGGACTGTCGTTCTCGGCGTCGTGCTGCTCGCGCTGAGCCCGGCCTGCAAGAACGCGGCCGTGGTCCTCACCTTTGCCGGGGGAGCAGCGCTCTGGGCGGCCTCTCTTGCCGGTTGGCTCGAGCCGCTGCCCGAGACACTGACGTCGGTGGGTGGCAGCCTGCTCCTCGCCGGCGCCATGGTGCAGAGTGCCCGTATCTGCCAGACCGGCGCGTGTTCGGCATGCGCCGACGAGGAGCGCTCGGATCAGGAAGGCTGA
- a CDS encoding cytochrome c translates to MGGSAFDPNGNRLILNAQEIGGIIRLHEIPVGFSNRNAYVEHCASCHGIDREGTDDGPSLVDVGLRLTRGQLARVMREGSGRMPSYDHLQDFERNARFHRFGHGRDRLASPIGRLRRNGRTGTWRGELRRTGGNRVGPDLHRRHSGQEVPGLLTSGTGKCCGKLSYPPQDSRHRQSTAWMANSMW, encoded by the coding sequence ATGGGGGGCTCGGCCTTCGACCCGAATGGCAACCGACTCATCCTGAATGCCCAGGAGATCGGCGGCATCATTCGTCTGCACGAGATTCCAGTGGGATTCAGTAACCGCAACGCGTACGTCGAGCATTGCGCAAGCTGCCACGGCATCGATCGTGAAGGCACCGACGACGGACCGAGCCTGGTAGACGTTGGTCTTCGGCTGACGCGCGGTCAATTGGCGAGGGTCATGCGAGAGGGGAGCGGTCGCATGCCGAGCTACGATCATCTTCAGGATTTCGAGCGCAACGCTCGGTTCCATCGATTTGGCCACGGGCGAGATCGACTGGCAAGTCCCATTGGGCGACTACGCCGAAACGGAAGGACTGGGACTTGGCGCGGAGAACTACGGCGGACCGGTGGTAACCGCGTCGGGCCTGATCTTCATCGGCGCCACTCCGGACAGGAAGTTCCGGGCCTTTTGACGTCCGGGACGGGGAAGTGCTGTGGGAAGCTGAGCTATCCGCCGCAGGATTCGCGACACCGGCAATCTACAGCGTGGATGGCCAACAGTATGTGGTGA
- a CDS encoding TonB-dependent receptor → MYRLTTTLVIAAASMAVLVAAPALAQETGVVRGTVTLQQYGPVQGAVVLVVGTGRFGLTDEQGRFAIDGVPAGSYEVLAQREHVTAGRQTVNVVSGGAATVDFELVLSAIREDVTVTASVEGTETTFEAFNAVTTVDAFDIARESPADLGDALRHEPGIAIRTFGPGAARPIIRGFDGDRVLILEDGIRTGDLSSESGDHGVAVDPHSAERIEIVRGPATLLYGSNAVGGLVNVITPHESYRESLIDGTRAQWSADVGSANGQAGTNFGLQHARNGVHFWGGGNLRRTEDYATPLGTVENSATESANGRAGVGWLGDRLFASAGVTLNDGRYGVPFAGEFHGHHEDEHEGHGDDHGETAISLDWQRRAGRVDLGVHSLGNPVIEGARLSLNVVNWNHDELEIEGGQERVGTRYDNRVYILRADVDQRQTQRLSGRFGAWTQIRDFEAAGVEALAPRTDLTSFAAFAYEELNFGRIRVQFGGRFDRDNYRAAERTGGHAHDDHDDHDDDHDDDHDDH, encoded by the coding sequence ATGTATCGATTGACAACGACACTTGTTATCGCGGCGGCTTCGATGGCCGTCCTTGTTGCGGCGCCGGCCCTGGCTCAGGAGACCGGCGTGGTGCGCGGCACCGTAACACTCCAGCAATACGGCCCCGTTCAAGGCGCCGTCGTCCTCGTTGTGGGCACGGGCAGGTTTGGGTTGACGGACGAACAGGGGAGGTTCGCAATCGACGGCGTGCCGGCCGGCTCCTACGAAGTCCTTGCGCAACGCGAGCACGTGACCGCGGGACGACAGACGGTGAACGTCGTTTCAGGCGGAGCGGCGACGGTGGACTTCGAACTCGTACTCTCGGCCATTCGCGAGGACGTTACGGTGACCGCCTCGGTGGAAGGCACGGAGACGACGTTCGAGGCGTTCAACGCGGTCACCACCGTGGACGCGTTCGACATCGCAAGGGAGTCGCCCGCCGATCTTGGAGACGCCCTTCGGCACGAGCCGGGCATTGCGATCCGCACCTTCGGCCCCGGAGCCGCCCGGCCGATCATCCGCGGCTTCGACGGTGACCGGGTGCTGATCCTGGAGGACGGTATCCGCACCGGAGACCTGTCGAGCGAGTCCGGCGACCATGGCGTCGCGGTCGACCCTCACAGCGCGGAACGCATCGAGATCGTGCGTGGGCCGGCGACGTTGTTGTACGGCTCGAACGCGGTCGGCGGGCTCGTCAACGTGATCACACCCCACGAGAGCTATCGCGAGTCGCTGATCGACGGGACGCGGGCGCAGTGGAGCGCCGACGTGGGAAGCGCGAATGGCCAGGCAGGCACCAACTTCGGCCTGCAGCACGCACGGAACGGCGTGCACTTCTGGGGCGGCGGCAACCTGCGGCGGACGGAAGACTACGCCACGCCACTGGGGACCGTCGAGAACTCCGCCACCGAGTCGGCCAACGGGCGGGCCGGCGTGGGCTGGCTGGGCGACCGGCTCTTCGCGAGCGCCGGCGTGACGTTGAACGACGGCCGCTATGGAGTGCCGTTCGCCGGCGAGTTCCACGGACACCACGAAGATGAGCACGAAGGGCACGGGGACGACCATGGCGAGACGGCGATCTCGCTCGACTGGCAGCGTCGCGCCGGGCGCGTCGACCTCGGTGTACACAGCCTTGGCAACCCCGTCATCGAGGGGGCACGGCTCAGCCTGAACGTCGTGAATTGGAACCATGACGAGCTGGAGATCGAGGGTGGGCAGGAACGCGTCGGCACGCGCTACGACAACCGGGTCTACATCCTCCGCGCCGATGTGGACCAGCGGCAGACGCAGCGTCTCTCCGGGAGGTTCGGCGCCTGGACGCAGATACGGGACTTCGAGGCGGCGGGCGTCGAGGCGCTGGCGCCCCGGACCGACCTGACGTCCTTCGCGGCCTTCGCCTACGAAGAGCTGAACTTCGGGCGCATTCGCGTGCAGTTCGGCGGTCGGTTCGACCGTGACAACTACCGGGCGGCGGAGCGTACCGGCGGACATGCACACGATGACCACGACGATCACGACGATGACCACGACGACGATCACGACGATCACGA